One genomic segment of Hevea brasiliensis isolate MT/VB/25A 57/8 chromosome 3, ASM3005281v1, whole genome shotgun sequence includes these proteins:
- the LOC110647166 gene encoding alanine--glyoxylate aminotransferase 2 homolog 3, mitochondrial translates to MQRFIAKRLLSGRNSNSLPSPACCFSQLAQKEDNDVLIPKMPPFDYSPPPYTGPSANEIMAKRKEFLSPSLFHFYKNPLNVVDGRMQYLFDENGRRYLDAFGGIATVCCGHCHPDIVESIVNQIKRLQHSTVLYLNHAIADFAEALASKMPGNLKVVFFTNSGTEANELAMMIARLYTGSNDIISLRNAYHGNAAGTMGATAQSIWKFNVIQSGVHHALNPDPYRGVFGSDGEKYAKDVQDIIDFGTTGHVAGFISEAIQGVGGIVELAPGYLPAAYTSIKKAGGLCIADEVQAGFARTGSHFWGFGAQGVVPDIVTMAKGIGNGIPLGAVVTTPEIAEVLTRRSYFNTFGGNPVCTAAGLAVLKVIEKENLQENASVVGSHLKDRLIELKDKYEIIGDVRGRGLMLGVELVTDREQKTPAKAETLHVMDQMKEIGVLVGKGGFYGNVFRITPPLCFTKEDADFLVDAMDYTMSKM, encoded by the exons ATGCAGAGATTCATCGCTAAAAGGCTTCTCTCCGGAAGAAATTCCAATTCCCTTCCGTCTCCGGCTTGCTGCTTCTCTCAGCTCGCCCAGAAGGAGGACAATGACGTTCTTATCCCCAAAATGCCTCCTTTTGATTACAGTCCTCCGCCGTATACCGGTCCCTCCGCCAACGAGATCATGGCCAAGCGAAAAGAGTTTCTCAGCCCCTCCTTGTTCCACTTCTACAAAAACCCC CTGAACGTTGTGGATGGGAGGATGCAATACCTGTTCGATGAGAACGGGCGTAGATACCTCGACGCTTTTGGTGGAATTGCTACGGTCTGCTGCGGGCACTGCCATCCAGATATTGTTGAGTCAATAGTCAACCAGATCAAGCGCTTACAACACTCCACTGTCCTCTACCTCAACCACGCCATCGCTGATTTTGCCGAGGCACTAGCCTCGAAGATGCCCGGCAATCTTAAG GTTGTGTTTTTCACAAATTCTGGCACAGAAGCGAATGAGTTGGCCATGATGATTGCAAGACTATACACAGGGTCTAATGACATAATATCATTGCGGAATGCATACCATGGGAATGCTGCAGGGACGATGGGTGCCACTGCACAGTCCATCTGGAAATTCAATGTCATACAG AGTGGAGTGCATCATGCCTTGAACCCAGATCCATATAGAGGTGTATTTGGTTCAGATGGAGAAAAGTACGCAAAAGATGTCCAAGATATCATTGACTTTGGAACAACTGGCCATGTTGCTGGATTTATATCTGAAGCTATACAG GGAGTGGGCGGAATTGTAGAATTGGCCCCAGGTTACTTGCCTGCTGCTTATACAAGCATTAAAAAAGCAGGAGGCCTTTGTATAGCCGATGAGGTTCAAGCTGGATTTGCTCGTACTGGAAGTCATTTTTGGGGATTTGGAGCCCAGGGTGTTGTTCCTGACATAGTGACAATGGCAAAG GGTATTGGGAATGGTATTCCTCTTGGTGCTGTGGTGACAACACCTGAGATTGCTGAAGTATTGACTCGTCGAAGTTACTTCAACACATTCGGGGGGAATCCCGTGTGTACTGCTGCAGGGCTGGCTGTTCTAAAAGTGATTGAGAAAGAAAATCTTCAGGAAAATGCGTCTGTTGTGGGGTCCCATCTGAAAGACAGACTAATTGAACTCAAAGATAAATATGAAA TCATTGGGGATGTGAGGGGAAGAGGATTGATGCTTGGAGTTGAGCTAGTAACTGATCGTGAACAGAAGACTCCTGCAAAGGCTGAAACTTTACATGTAATGGACCAGATGAAAG AAATTGGAGTGTTGGTTGGAAAAGGTGGTTTCTATGGGAACGTGTTTAGAATTACCCCTCCCCTGTGTTTCACAAAAGAAGATGCAG ATTTCCTTGTGGATGCCATGGATTACACAATGTCAAAGATGTGA